CGGTGCGATTGGCTTCCTGAGCATTGTGACAGGTCTCGTAATGGCAGCCTACGATACGAAGCAAGGGCTCGCATCCCTGGGTGTAGCCGCTTTGGTCACGGTAATTGTAGCATTCATGTTAGTGAAGAAATACGGGGTCAAAGGTTTATTCAACAAGTTTGTCTTGGGTGAGACGCAAAGCAGTGAGGAAGGTTACGTAGCTCCGCGCGATCAGCGTGAGCTGGAAGGAAAATCAGGCATCGCGCTAACGCCATTGCGCCCGGCTGGGGTCGTCAAGGTGGAAGGAAAACGTGTGGATGCCGTATCGGTTGGTGGGTTCATTGAAGCAGGTACCGCCATCACCGTTGTGCAAGTAGAAGGCACGCGTATCGTCGTTGCCGAACTAGAACAAAAGGAGTGAGCTCTTCATGTTTGAAGGCGGTTTGATTCCCCTTATTTTTATGGTGGCAGTAGCCATTGTTGTACTCTCAGTTTTCTTCTCGTTCGTACCAGTCATGCTCTGGATTTCTGCGCTGGCTTCCGGTGTGAATATCGGGATTATTACCCTCGTCGCTATGCGCCTGCGTCGCGTCGTACCATCTCGTATCGTGAATCCGTTGATTAAAGCGCGTAAAGCGGGCTTGCAGCTGGATACAAACCAATTGGAGAGCCATTATCTCGCTGGCGGTAACGTAGACCGTGTAGTAGATGCGCTCGTAGCAGCACAACGCGCGGATATTCCACTTGGCTTCGAACGAGCTGCAGCCATTGATCTGGCTGGTCGTGATGTATTGGAAGCGGTACAAATGAGCGTTAACCCGAAAGTGATTGAAACACCTGTGGTTGCAGCTATGGCAAAAGACGGTATCGAGCTGCGCACTCGTGCAAAAGTAACGGTTCGTGCCAACATTGATCGATTGGTCGGTGGTGCTGGTGAAGAAACCATCATCGCCCGTGTTGGTGAGGGGATCGTATCGACAATTGGTTCGTCAAAAGGACATAAGGACGTATTGGAAAATCCGGATCTGATCTCCAAAACGGTATTGAACAAAGGTCTGGATGCCGGAACTGCTTTTGAAATTCTCTCGATTGATATTGCGGACGTGGATGTAGGGAAGAACATCGGGGCACAATTGCAAACCGACCAAGCAGAAGCAGATAAACGTATTGCCCAAGCGAAAGCGGAAGAGCGTCGTGCCATGGCGGTAGCCCAAGAGCAAGAAATGATCGCGCGCGTACAAGAAATGAAGGCAAAAGTAGTAGAAGCAGAAGCACAAGTACCACTCGCTTTGTCCGAAGCTTTGAAAAGCGGCAAAATGGGCGTAATGGATTATTACAACATGCAAAACATTGCTGCTGATACACAAATGCGTCAATCTTTTGGGCATGCAGGTGACAAACAAGATCCTGCTTTGCCAGACGAGAAAGAATAAGGGCGATTGCCATGGAAGATCTCATGGATCTCGTCGTAGATTTACTGGATTTAGTCGAGTGGATCATCCCGCTCATTGGCAAGTTCTGGTTTGTCATCCTTGGCTACTTAGGATATAAAGCCCTTGGCAAAACCGGAAAGAAGAAGATGTCTCAAGGCAAGAAAATGCCTCCGCTTACCCCGGTAAGCACGTCGGAAATCCCGATGGAAACGGAGGAGTACGGCAGAGAGACGGTGCGAGCATCCTCTAAATACGAGCCACTTCAGCAAGAATCGATGGAAGGGGTTGGAGTTGAGCAGGAATGGGCATTTTCCAGTCCAGCTCGTGCTTCGACGGGTCCGACCATCACAGTGAAGGAATCGGAAACGAAGAAGGTTGCTGATTTGGAACGAGCGAGTACTCTCAAAGCGAAACACGGCAATCCGCGTGATGGGATGAAATGGGCACTCATTTTTGGAGAGCCGCGCTCTAAAGCTCCGTACGCCCAGCAGGTTCGGCAAAGAAAGATTTGATAATAGCAGCAAGTCAAAACAGGTGAACCTCGGTTCGCCTGTTTTTCTTGATACGCAATGTTTTCATGTCGAAATATCTCGAACAACTTGTCTTGTTTCTCGTATCCCGGTTGACTATCCTGAATGTAAAGAAAATTCTTCCGAATAGAAGAAGGAGTAGAGGTCAAGCGATGAATCAACAAATTTTCGAACAAATGGGGCGGTTTCGCCAAAAAGTGATTCGGCTTGCCATCTTCGAAAAGAAATCAGTGTATGAAACAGCGATCGCGTGCGGTTGTTCCGCTGAGAAAGTAAAACGAGTCATGAAAAAATGGAAGGCACTTACACAAGAAAGCAAATAATCAATGGATTTTGTTACATGTATTTCAAAAAGGGAGTTCTCACCTGCTTGCCAAATTGCGAGCGATGAGGGCTCTTTTTTTGTGACCGTTTTTGATGAATGCCACTTTATGCTCGCGCATACGCATAGATAAGAATGGTTTTGCACCTGCAAACAGTTGAGATCGTCATATCCGCCAATATATAGAACGAGAAGGGGGGCTAATCCATGAAGCGTTGGAGCCGCCGTCTGCGCCAGTTGGCCGGAGGGGTGTTGGATCTGCCGCAAGATGTAGTCCTGGAAGTCCCGCGCATCACGATGATCGGCCATTTGCAAATGTATATAGAGAATCATCGAGGAGTCTTGCATTTTAGCGAAAAAGAGCTTCGCCTGTTGTTGACGAACGGTCAAATGATTGTTTCAGGTGAACAGCTTGTCATCCGAGCGATTTTACCTGAGGAGGTTCTGTTAGAAGGCAGAATCGGTGGCGTGAAATTTTTGGAGACGGGACCACAGAGCTCGTAATCTTTGTTAAGGTAGGGGGCGGCACGTATGAGGTATGGAATCAAGGAGTGGGTGGATGGACATGTAACCATTACCGTTCGGGGAAAACGGTTTGAGCGGATGCTGAATATGGCCGTACGGGATGGAATTCGAATCTGGAATATTCGCAGGGTAGGAGAAGAGGTGACTCGCTGCGATATTTTGATTCGGGATTATTTTCGTTTGCGGCCGCTTTTAAAAGAGACAGGCTGTCGCAGTCACGTCGAGGCAAGAGATGGGCTACCTTTCTGGCTGTTGCGTATACGTAGACGATCTGGACTGGCAATTGGGGCTGCTCTTTTTTTCATCGGATTGTACATGCTCTCCTCTTTTGTTTGGAGTGTGGAAGTGAGTGGGACGAAAATGGTTGATCCGCGACGAGTGATTCAAGCCGCCGAACAAGTAGGGATTAAAGAAGGGGCATGGAAGGTCAAACTAAAAGAACCGTTGGTTTTGCAAAAAGAGCTGTTGAGTCTGTTGCCTGAAGCGTCCTGGGTTGGAATTGAGATTCAAGGAACCAAGGTCATGCTTCAGGTGGTTGAAAAAGAGGCTCCCGTAAAGCCGCTTGCAACTGGTCCCCGTCATCTTGTAGCGAAAAAGAGGGCTGTTGTCCATAAAATTCTCCCGGAGGTTGGTCGCAGTCAGGTTGTGAGCAATCAATTGGTAGAAAAAGGCCAAGTGCTTATTTCCGGGATCATCGGCAATGACGACCGTCAACAAGCCGTATCAGCACGAGGCAAGGTGCAAGGGGAAGTGTGGTATATAAGTAACACATCCGTCCCGCTAAAACAAGCGTTGCACCGTTTGACGGGAGAAAAGCTTCAGCATCAATACTTGCTCGTAGGCCCCTATGCGGTATACGTGTGGCCCTTTGAAAAACAGTCCTTTGCACAAGCCGAAATGGCAGAACAACGGTTTCTGCCCTCCTATGCGGGATATACCTCACCACTTGGCTGGAAGACAGTAACGTACGCGCAAACAGAACCCGTTCAAACAGAAATGAGCGTAGAGGAAGCGACGGAGCTGGCTAAAAAATTCGCCAGGGAGGATATCTTGAAAAAAGCTGGAAAAGATGCGTTCATTCAGGACGAAAAAGTTTTGCACGTCACAACAGAGAATGGTAAAGTTTACGTAAGCATTCATTTTTCCGTCATTGAAGATATTGCCATTGAACAGCCTTTTGTTGGGCAGTGAGGGATGGCAAGCAAATGACGCATTGCTGATTACCGTTGCAAGGAGATGGAAGCCTGTTGCACGTACAAGATGAGGTAAGAATCCCGTTTTCAGACGCATCTGAGGCCTTGCTGTTGTTCGGACCACATGACGCGTACCTAACACTGATCGAGCAAAGAAATTCCGCCAAAATCATGACCCGAGAAGGCGAACTGGTTATTAGCGGGGATAAGCCGGAAGTGGACAAACTGACAGCGTTAATTGAAATTCTGCTACAGTTGATTCGCAGAGGGATTGCCCTGTCCGAGAGAGACATCTCTTATGCGATGTCGTTGATTGAACGGGGAGAAGGTGCCCAACTGCTCGATGTGTATGATGAAGAAGTCGCTCGTACCCAACGTGGCAAAGTAATCAGGGCAAAGACTTTGGGCCAGCGTCATTATTTGTCTGCGATCAAGAAGCATGACATTGTGTTTGGAATTGGACCAGCTGGTACAGGAAAAACGTATTTGGCTGTTGTCACAGCAGTAAATGCGTTGAAAAATGGGCGTGTCAAACGGATCGTTCTTACCAGACCGGCCGTAGAAGCGGGGGAGAGCCTTGGATTTTTGCCAGGAGATTTGCAGGAAAAAGTAGACCCTTACCTGCGTCCGCTCTATGATGCCTTGTACGACATGCTGGGCAATGAACAAGTCGCCAAAATGATGGAACGAGGACTTATTGAGGTTGCTCCTTTGGCGTACATGCGTGGTCGTACGCTCGAAGATTCCTTCGTTATTTTGGATGAAGCCCAGAACACGACTCCCGAGCAAATGAAAATGTTTTTGACCAGGCTTGGCTTTGGTTCCAAAATGGTCATTACGGGTGATGTGACTCAGGTGGATTTGCCAAAAGGCAAGAAATCCGGATTGCGCGAAGCACAGCGCATCTTAAATCCGATTTCCGATGTAGCCTTTATTCATTTCCAAGAGGGAGACGTCGTTCGTCACAGTCTGGTACAAAAAATCATCGCTGCTTATGCCAAGGAAGAAGTAGAACACGGCTATTAATAAATGGCGTCACAAAAAGGAGATCGTTTACCTGTGTTATCTGTAGAAATCCTTCATGAAGAAATCGAACCGATCGATGAGAATTTGCAAAACCTGCTTGTCCGTTGTCTGGAAGCAGCGGCAAAGCTGGAAGAGGTACAAGGAGAAGTAGTTGTCACGCTGGTGAACAACGAGCGCATCCACGAGCTAAATCGCGACTATCGTGGCGTTGATCGGCCTACGGATGTTCTGTCCTTTGCGATGAATGAGCCAGGTGAAGGGGAAATGGAAATCTTCATTGATGAGGATGAGGCCAGCGAGTTTCCGAATATGCTTGGAGATATCATCATCTCGGTGCCAAAAGCACATGAGCAGGCCGAAGACTATGGTCATTCATTCGAACGCGAACTCGGATTTCTCACGGTTCATGGTTTTCTTCACCTTCTGGGCTATGATCATGGGACGCCAGAAGAAGAGAAGGAAATGTTTTCACGTCAAGAAAAGGTACTGGAAGAAATCGGCTTGACGAGGTAGGAGATTACGTTGAAGGAATGGCGACGATTGACTCGCAGCTTCACCTACGCTCTGCAAGGAATTTCCTATACCGTACGGACACAGCGAAACATGCAAATCCACGTAGCCGCAGCCATAGTGGTGCTGGCGGCAGCGTGGTGGCTGCAGATACCCCGCAGCGATGTTTTGCTGGTCCTTTTTTCTATCGGTTTGGTCTTCTCCCTTGAGCTGGTAAATACTTCGATCGAAGCAGTCGTTGATTTAGCTTCCCCGGAATGGCACGCCAAGGCGAAGATTGCCAAAGATGTGGGAGCAGGAGCTGTGCTTGTGGCGGCGATCCTGTCTTTTATCATCGGAGTCATCGTATTTGGACAGCCACTGTTGCAAAAAGTATGGGGATAGTTTTTACTAGTGATACCGGACGGGTCATTCCAGTTGACCTTTCAGTCTGGTTTCTTCGTGTCTCTTTGGACAGATTCTGTTGTGAAATGATGTTAAAGAACAATCATATGAGGAATGATGAAAATGGATAAACAAGCATTATTAGCACAAGCAATCGAAGCCAGAAAGCTCGCTTATGTACCGTACTCCAAGTTTCAGGTCGGAGCAGCTCTTTTAGCTGAGAGTGGCAAGGTTTATTTGGGAGGCAATATCGAAAATGCAGCGTACTCGCTGTGCAACTGCGCAGAGCGTACAGCTCTTTTTAAAGCGTATTCGGAAGGTGATCGGACTTACAAGGCATTAGCTGTCGCTGCCGATACGCCACAAGCTGTGTCACCGTGCGGGGCTTGCCGACAAGTCATCGCGGAGCTGTGCCCGTCGGACATGCCTGTATTTTTGACGAATCTCAAAGGCGACATTTGGGAAACGACAGTATCTGCCCTGCTTCCAGGCGCATTCACCAAGGAGGATTTACGTGGATAATCGCAAGACCAAGCAATCGTTTAAATCTGGCTTTGTCTCCATCGTGGGACGCCCAAATGTTGGGAAATCAACACTGTTGAATCATATTGTAGGGCATAAAATTGCCATCATGTCGAATAAACCGCAAACGACACGCAACAAAATTACAGCGGTGCATACGACCGAAGAGGGTCAAATTATTTTCTTGGATACACCGGGGATTCACAAGCCTCAATCCAAACTCGGAAACTACATGGTTTCGGTTGCCGAAAATACATTGAACGAAGTAGACCTCGTTTTGTTTGTTGTCGATGCAACAGAAAAACGCGGAGCCGGGGATGACTACATCATCGAGCGGTTGAAGCAGGTCAAAACGCCAGTATTTTTGGTCATCAACAAAATTGACAAAGTACACCCGGAAGCATTGTTGCCAATTATTGACGATTACCGCAAATTGTATGATTTCAAGCAGATTGTTCCGATCTCTGCTCTGGAAGGTAACAATACAGCATCATTGCAGCAGGCTATTTTGGGTGAAATGGAAGAAGGCCCGATGTATTACCCTGCTGACCAGGTGACAGACCATCCGGAACGCTTTGTAGCAGCTGAATTGATTCGGGAAAAAGTTCTGCATTTGACGAGAGAAGAAGTACCTCACTCCATTGCTGTCGTCATTGAAGAAATGAAGCGAGGCGAAAATGGCAAGACACTTTACATTTACGCGGCCATTTATGTAGAGCGGGATTCCCAGCGCGGTATTTTGATCGGGCAAAAAGGTCAGATGCTCAAAGAAATTGGTCAACGCGCGCGCAAGGATATCGAGCGACTGATGGGGGACCAAGTATTTTTGGAGCTTTGGATCAAAGTGAAAAAGGATTGGCGCAACCAAGATCGGATGCTGCGTAACTTCGGTTTCTACGACGAGCAATAATATTCCCAACGCGATGTGTTAATTTTTCCAAGGCATAGAATAACGGGCAAAGGTGATTCTAAGAAGGAAGTGGATAGACCCGATATAGGAAAGGATGATGCTCCTTGCTTCGTGACTTTTCTTGGAGAGTTTTCGCTTCAACCGGTGACATCCATGCTTACCTTCTCTACCGTGATCACCATCAAACAGATGTTTCCAGCGAGGAGACCTCGTTTGATCTCGCCCAGGAAGAATTGGGTGACACACAGGCATGCTTGTAAAATGGGAAGGGATTGTCATTCGCAGTGTGGACTATGGCGAGTCCAGTAAAGTGGTGACAATGTTTACCCGGGAGAACGGCAAATTAGGCGTGATGGCCCGTGGTGCCAAAAAGACCAAAAGCCGTCTTGCCGCCGTCTCCCAGTTGTTTTCGCATAGTTATTATCTATGCAAGGCAGGACCCGGTACGGGAATGCCTGATCTCTCTCAGGGAGATATGCTGGATTCGTTCCGGGATATGCGGCAAAGCCTGACTGCTACGGCTTATGCCGCATACATAGCAGAACTTTTGGATCGACTGACGCAGGAAAGGGAGCCGAATCCCTATTTGTTTCAGCTACTTCTTCATACGTTCCGCCATTTGGATGAAGGACGAGATGCTGAGATTCTGTGTCGGATTTTTGAGACCAAGATGCTCATTGTAGCGGGGATCTCCCCGCAGCTCACAGCGTGTGCAAACTGTGGCGAACAGCGCGAACCCTATGCGATCAGTGTGGGGCAGGGCGGCCTGTTGTGCCCAGTTTGCCTGCCTTCCGATCCGTATGCGATGGCAGTTACACCCTCGACCTGGAAGCTGTTACGGCTGTTCCAGGTATTTGATTTGGAACGGCTTGGTGACATTGAAGTAAAACCGGCTACACGCAACCAGCTCAAGCATGTACTGCGGAGCTTCATGGACGAGTATCTGGATCTCAGGCTGAAAAGTCGGTCATTTCTGGAGCAACTGGAGCGTATGGAAAGAATGACGCAATCAGATCAGGACTAATTGACATACGAATTTGTTTTCGTTATGATAAGAACCAAACTTGTATACCGAATGTTGCCGTGAAGGAAAAGAGTAGTCGGCCACTGGCTGTGAGTAGCGAATCGGGGATAGTGGGAGCCCGGTCACCATGCTGATGAAGGGCGTTCTGGAGCAATTTGATTGTAAGGTGGGCGAAGAAGTCATTCGCCAAGTAGGGTGGAACCGCGAGAATCCTCTCGTCCCTACACTGTCGCATCAGGCAGTGTAGAGGCGGGAGGTTTTTTTAGTTTCGACTTAAAGCCAAGTTCTAAGTTCTACGAAGTTTAGAGGAGGATCAAGCATGAAAATGACATTTCAAGACATCATTTTGACGCTGCAAAATTTTTGGGCAAAGCAAAACTGTCTCATTGTCCAGCCGTATGACGTTGAAAAAGGGGCGGGTACGCTAAACCCAATGACCTTCCTTCGTTCCATTGGACCTGAGCCGTGGAATGTAGCATATGTGGAGCCTTCCCGTCGCCCGGCTGACGGACGATATGGGGAAAACCCAAACCGTTTGTATCAGCATCACCAGTTCCAAGTAATCATGAAGCCATCGCCGGACAACATTCAGGAGCTGTACCTGGAGAGCTTGCGCGAACTCGGGATCGAGCCACTGGAGCATGATATCCGATTTGTTGAGGACAACTGGGAGCACCCTGGTCTTGGCGCTTGGGGCTTAGGTTGGGAAGTTTGGCTGGACGGAATGGAGATCACACAGTTCACGTACTTCCAGCAAGTGGGCGGTCTGGAATGTAAACCAGTGGCAGTCGAGCTGACTTACGGACTGGAGCGTTTGGCTTCCTATATTCAGGAAAAAGAAAATGTGTTCGATCTGGAATGGTGCAACGGGTATACGTACGGAGATGTATTCCTGCAACCAGAATACGAGCATTCCAAATACACATTTGAGCTGTCTGATGTCGACATGCTGTTCTCTCTCTACAATACGTATGAGGCGGAAGCAAAGAGACTGATGGCGGAGCGCCTGGTTTACCCGGCTTATGACTATGTACTGAAATGCTCCCACACCTTCAACTTGCTGGATGCACGTGGAGCCATCAGTGTGACGGAGCGTACAGGCTACATCGCTCGTGTACGTAATCTGTCTCGTGAAGTAGCACAAACCTACTATAAAGAGCGTGAGCGACTCGGTTTCCCGCTTTTGCAAAAAGGCAACGCAGACGCTGCGGATCAAGTGAATCAGGTGAAGGGAGAGGATACAAATGAGTAAGCGCGATTTACTTGTAGAGGTTGGTTTAGAAGAAATGCCTGCTCGTTTTGTCGCACAGGCAGCGGCACAATTCAAGGAAAAAGTAGAAAAGTGGCTGACTGCTGAGCGCGTGCCGTTTGATCAAATTACGGCATTGGAGACACCTCGTCGCTTTGCCCTGTTAATCAATGGATTGGCAGAAAAGCAGCCTGACCGCAATGATGAAGCGAAAGGTCCTGCACGCAAAATCGCACAAGATGAAGCGGGCAACTGGTCCAAGGCAGCACTCGGATTTGCACGGAGCAACAATGTTGAGCCTGACCAATTGTATTATAAAGAAGTAAACGGGATCGAGTATGTTCATGCTCGCAAATCCGAAGCGGGAAAACCAACTACTGAGCTTTTGCCGCAACTGGCTGAAGTAATCACCGGCATGAGCTTCCCGAAAAATATGCGCTGGGGCGCACGCGAGTTGAAATACGTTCGTCCGATTCGTTGGCTGGTTGCTTTGTTCGGCGATGAATTGATCGATCTGGAGATTGCAGGTGTAAAAAGCGGACGCGTTTCGCGTGGACACCGCTTCTTGGGAACAGAGGTTACCTTGAATCACCCAAGCGAATACGTGAGCAAGCTGGCTGAGCAATATGTCATGGTGAAGCCCGACGAGCGTAGAGCAACCATTGTAGAACAAATTCATCGCTTGGAGAAAGAAAATGGCTGGACAATTCCAATGGACGAAGGGCTTCTGGATGAGGTAGTTCATCTTGTAGAATACCCGACCGCTCTTTACGGTACGTTCGAACAAGAGTTCCTTTCCATTCCACGTGAGGTTTTGGTTACCTCCATGCGTGAACACCAGCGTTATTTCCCTGTTGAAAATGCACAGGGTCAATTGCTGAATCATTTTGTGACAGTACGTAACGGAGACAGCCGCGCTCTGGAAAACGTAGCGAAAGGGAATGAAAAAGTTCTTCGCGCACGCTTGTCTGACGCTCGTTTCTTCTACGTGGAGGACCAAAAGCTGTCCATTGAAAGCTGCCTGAAACGCTTGGAGACAATCGTTTACCATGAAGAGCTGGGAACAATTGGTGATAAAGTTCGCCGTGTACGCAAAACAGCTGCGCAAATAGCAAGCAAGCTAGGCGTGAGCGCGGAAGAAACCAAGCAAGTCGACCGCATTGCAGAAATCGCAAAATTCGACCTCGTGACCAACATGGTAGGGGAGTTCCCTGAACTGCAAGGGATCATGGGTGAAGATTACGCGCGCAAAGCGGGTGAGTCCGACGTCGTTGCAAGTGGCGTATTTGAGCATTACCTCCCGCGTTTTGCAGGAGACAAAATGCCTGCTTCGGCTCAAGGCGCGATCGTCAGTCTGGCTGACAAGATGGACACGATTGTAGGCTGCTTCTCGATCGGTATTGTGCCTACTGGCTCACAGGACCCGTATGGTCTGCGCCGTATGGCAGCGGGGATCGTTACAATTTTGGTGGAGCGCGATTGGCAAATTTCTCTTGCCGATCTGTGGGATGCCGCGATGGAAGGCTATGTAGCGCAAGGCGTAAACAAGAGAGCCGCAGAAGACGTGAAAAAAGACCTCGTAGACTTCTTCGCACTCCGACTGAAAAATGTCTTGCAGGATCATGGTGTTCGTTACGATGTCATCGACGCCGTTCTTGCTGCCGACCTGACATTGGTTCCAGAGGTGCTGGCAAAAGCAAAAGCACTAATGGGGGCGGTACAAACAGAAGAATTCAAGCTGATTGTGGAGCAGTTTAACCGGGTGAACAATCTGGCGCAAAAAGCGGAAGCAGACCAAGTCAGCGAAGCTTTGTTCGCAGAAGATGTGGAGCGGGCCTTGTATCAGGCATTCCAAGCTGTTCAGAAGGATGTAGAGGGTCTGAAGGATCAAGAGAAGGTGCTCGCAACCTTGTCAACCTTGCGCCAGCCGATTAACGCATTCTTTGATAAAGTCATGGTCATGGCCGAAGATCAGGCTGTTCGTGCGAATCGTCTTGGACTTCTCTTGCAGCTTTCTCGTGTGCTTTATCGCTACGCAGATTTTTCCAAAATTGTTTTCGCCTAAACCAAATAACACTGGTGCCTTCGTCTGAAAATCAGGCGGGGGCACCTTTTTTCCGCGTGAAAGAAGGAATATCCCGTCGAATAGAGTAATACTAGGAAGAGGTAAAGACAGAACCGGGGTGATTGGTCATCGAGCTTACCAAACGACAAGAGCACATCTTACAGATAGTGAAGGATGACGGACCGATAACAGGAGAACATATCGCGGAGCGACTGAATTTGACTCGCGCGACGCTGCGCCCTGATTTATCCATCCTCACGATGTCAGGATATCTAGAAGCCAGACCTCGGGTCGGGTATTTTTATGCCGGCAGACCCGCAAGCTCAGTCATAAGTGAACGGCTTCACAAGCTTCTCGTCAATGACTACAAGGCGGTACCGATCGTGGTATCCGAATCCGCCTCGGCTTACGACGCCATTGTTACCCTCTTTTTGGAGGATGTTGGCACGTTATTCGTCGTCAACCAAAAAGGATATTTGGCTGGCGTGATCTCACGAAAAGACCTCCTGCGGGCTTCTTTAGGCAATAAGACGCTGGAGGATGTGCCAGTCAGCATTATCATGTCTAGAATGCCGAATATCATTACATGCGCACCTGATGAGACCTTGTACGCAGCTGCTAAAAAGCTGATCGATTTTCAGATCGATTCTCTGCCTGTCGTAAGGCCTAGCGAGGAAGATCCGAAGCAAATGGAGCTGTTGGGGCGCGTCACCAAGACGACGATCGCGAAAGCATTTGTAGAATTGGGTAGCGAACCGAAAGTGTAGGAGGAGAAGCGATGCAAGGTAATCAGCGAGGACAGCTCATCTATGTAGTCTCAGACTCCATCGGCGAAACGGCCGAACTTGTCGTTCGCGCAGGAGCTAGTCAGTTTGATCGTTTTTTGTTTGATGTACAAAAGTATCCGTATATAGAAGACAAGGAATCGATTGACGAAATCATTGCTTCGGCAAAAGAATCGCGGGCAATGATCGTTTTCACTCTGGTCATTCCGGAGCTGAATACGTATATTACACAACAAGCTGCTCTTCACGGAATTCCGGCTCTTGATGTTATGGGGCCTTTGATGAATACATTGCAGGGCATGTTGAAAGAGCCACCAACCGGAAAACCGGGTTTGGTACGCCGACTGGATGAGGAGTATTTCCGCAAAGTAGATGCCATCGAATTTGCTGTCAAATACGACGATGGTCGGGACCCACGCGGTCTGTTGCGAGCAGATGTGGTTTTGATTGGCGTTTCGCGTACTTCCAAGACGCCTCTTTCCATGTATTTGGCTAACAAACGACTTAAGGTTGCCAATGTTCCGCTTGTCCCGGAGGTAGAGCCACCGGAAGAATTGTTCCAACTGCCAGTCGAACGGTGTATTGGGCTTACCATCAATCCGGAGCAACTGAACGGCATTCGGACAGAGCGTCTGAAGGCACTGGGATTGACAGCACAAGCAAATTACGCCAATCTCGAACGGATTGCCGAAGAACTGGCGTATTCGAAGCGCATTATTGAGCGCCTCGGATGTACTGTTATTGATGTTTCCAACAAGGCAGTAGAAGAAACGGCAAACATCATTTTGGAGATGATTCGAAAAAACAATCTCCGGAATGAAAGGAAATAGGCCGAAAGAAGGATTTTGACGTTTTTTGTAGAATTTCAATTAGCTGAGGTGCTTATCATACGTGAGTTCTCAGCGTTTATTGCCTTAAGAAATGTGGAAAAGTAGAAAAGAAGAAAAGAAGTTCGATGCAAAGAAGGAAATTGACGAATTTTGACGAACTAAATATTCTCACGTGCGATTCTCCTTATAAAGGTGGAAAGACATGACTGGTCCCACTTCAGATGAATTTGTAAATCAAGTGCGTGCCGCTGTCGACATCGTAGACGTTGTAGGAGAGTACGTTCAACTGAGAAAAAGCGGTCGTGCCTTTCTCGGTCTA
The window above is part of the Brevibacillus brevis NBRC 100599 genome. Proteins encoded here:
- a CDS encoding pyruvate, water dikinase regulatory protein, whose translation is MQGNQRGQLIYVVSDSIGETAELVVRAGASQFDRFLFDVQKYPYIEDKESIDEIIASAKESRAMIVFTLVIPELNTYITQQAALHGIPALDVMGPLMNTLQGMLKEPPTGKPGLVRRLDEEYFRKVDAIEFAVKYDDGRDPRGLLRADVVLIGVSRTSKTPLSMYLANKRLKVANVPLVPEVEPPEELFQLPVERCIGLTINPEQLNGIRTERLKALGLTAQANYANLERIAEELAYSKRIIERLGCTVIDVSNKAVEETANIILEMIRKNNLRNERK
- the recO gene encoding DNA repair protein RecO: MLVKWEGIVIRSVDYGESSKVVTMFTRENGKLGVMARGAKKTKSRLAAVSQLFSHSYYLCKAGPGTGMPDLSQGDMLDSFRDMRQSLTATAYAAYIAELLDRLTQEREPNPYLFQLLLHTFRHLDEGRDAEILCRIFETKMLIVAGISPQLTACANCGEQREPYAISVGQGGLLCPVCLPSDPYAMAVTPSTWKLLRLFQVFDLERLGDIEVKPATRNQLKHVLRSFMDEYLDLRLKSRSFLEQLERMERMTQSDQD
- a CDS encoding helix-turn-helix transcriptional regulator, with amino-acid sequence MVIELTKRQEHILQIVKDDGPITGEHIAERLNLTRATLRPDLSILTMSGYLEARPRVGYFYAGRPASSVISERLHKLLVNDYKAVPIVVSESASAYDAIVTLFLEDVGTLFVVNQKGYLAGVISRKDLLRASLGNKTLEDVPVSIIMSRMPNIITCAPDETLYAAAKKLIDFQIDSLPVVRPSEEDPKQMELLGRVTKTTIAKAFVELGSEPKV
- a CDS encoding YqzL family protein, with translation MLRDFSWRVFASTGDIHAYLLYRDHHQTDVSSEETSFDLAQEELGDTQACL
- the glyS gene encoding glycine--tRNA ligase subunit beta, with the translated sequence MSKRDLLVEVGLEEMPARFVAQAAAQFKEKVEKWLTAERVPFDQITALETPRRFALLINGLAEKQPDRNDEAKGPARKIAQDEAGNWSKAALGFARSNNVEPDQLYYKEVNGIEYVHARKSEAGKPTTELLPQLAEVITGMSFPKNMRWGARELKYVRPIRWLVALFGDELIDLEIAGVKSGRVSRGHRFLGTEVTLNHPSEYVSKLAEQYVMVKPDERRATIVEQIHRLEKENGWTIPMDEGLLDEVVHLVEYPTALYGTFEQEFLSIPREVLVTSMREHQRYFPVENAQGQLLNHFVTVRNGDSRALENVAKGNEKVLRARLSDARFFYVEDQKLSIESCLKRLETIVYHEELGTIGDKVRRVRKTAAQIASKLGVSAEETKQVDRIAEIAKFDLVTNMVGEFPELQGIMGEDYARKAGESDVVASGVFEHYLPRFAGDKMPASAQGAIVSLADKMDTIVGCFSIGIVPTGSQDPYGLRRMAAGIVTILVERDWQISLADLWDAAMEGYVAQGVNKRAAEDVKKDLVDFFALRLKNVLQDHGVRYDVIDAVLAADLTLVPEVLAKAKALMGAVQTEEFKLIVEQFNRVNNLAQKAEADQVSEALFAEDVERALYQAFQAVQKDVEGLKDQEKVLATLSTLRQPINAFFDKVMVMAEDQAVRANRLGLLLQLSRVLYRYADFSKIVFA
- the glyQ gene encoding glycine--tRNA ligase subunit alpha → MTFQDIILTLQNFWAKQNCLIVQPYDVEKGAGTLNPMTFLRSIGPEPWNVAYVEPSRRPADGRYGENPNRLYQHHQFQVIMKPSPDNIQELYLESLRELGIEPLEHDIRFVEDNWEHPGLGAWGLGWEVWLDGMEITQFTYFQQVGGLECKPVAVELTYGLERLASYIQEKENVFDLEWCNGYTYGDVFLQPEYEHSKYTFELSDVDMLFSLYNTYEAEAKRLMAERLVYPAYDYVLKCSHTFNLLDARGAISVTERTGYIARVRNLSREVAQTYYKERERLGFPLLQKGNADAADQVNQVKGEDTNE